In a single window of the Campylobacter hyointestinalis subsp. lawsonii genome:
- a CDS encoding methionyl-tRNA formyltransferase, protein MNIAVIGRTEILYKTIEIFLQHNYKIPLIITSKEAPEYTKTSKNFEYIANKINATYIYTSKLDDYKQEIKNANCDIAISLNYSSILSQDVIDLFPLGILNAHGGDLPKYRGNACQAWAILNGEKRVGLCIHSMIGGEVDSGNIIEKEYLDIDINTKVGQCWDWMAKMIPNMFLSAVKKLQKDPNYILEIQSKDPKNTLRCYPRNPEDGKINWNNSNIEILRLINASNKPYSGAYCFYDDKKLIIWDAELFVDDEIYLSEVGQVANIDEDKNILVITGNGKLKINEIEYDGSILKPGQIIKSIRRRLR, encoded by the coding sequence ATGAATATAGCAGTAATAGGAAGGACTGAAATTTTATATAAAACAATTGAAATATTTTTACAGCATAATTATAAAATACCGCTAATAATCACTTCGAAAGAGGCACCAGAATACACTAAAACATCAAAAAACTTTGAATATATAGCAAATAAAATAAATGCCACATATATTTATACAAGCAAACTAGATGATTACAAACAAGAGATAAAAAATGCAAATTGCGATATAGCTATCAGTTTAAATTATTCAAGTATCTTATCTCAAGATGTAATTGATTTATTTCCTCTTGGTATTTTAAATGCTCACGGCGGAGACCTACCAAAATACAGGGGAAATGCTTGTCAAGCGTGGGCAATACTAAATGGAGAAAAAAGAGTAGGGCTTTGTATCCATTCTATGATAGGAGGTGAAGTAGATAGTGGAAATATAATAGAGAAAGAATATTTAGATATAGATATTAATACAAAAGTTGGACAATGCTGGGATTGGATGGCTAAAATGATACCAAATATGTTTTTAAGCGCCGTTAAAAAATTACAAAAAGATCCTAATTATATTTTGGAAATTCAGTCTAAAGATCCAAAAAATACATTAAGATGCTATCCTAGAAATCCAGAAGACGGCAAAATAAACTGGAATAATTCAAATATCGAAATTTTACGTCTTATAAATGCATCAAATAAGCCATATAGTGGCGCATATTGTTTTTATGATGATAAAAAACTTATTATTTGGGATGCAGAGTTATTTGTGGATGATGAAATTTATTTATCAGAAGTTGGGCAAGTTGCAAATATAGATGAAGATAAAAATATACTTGTTATAACAGGTAACGGAAAACTAAAAATAAATGAAATAGAGTATGATGGTTCGATTTTAAAACCAGGTCAAATAATAAAAAGTATTAGAAGGAGATTGCGTTAA
- a CDS encoding GNAT family N-acetyltransferase, with amino-acid sequence MHEINKLYCWINDKELVNLSSSFTPIHFSNHLEWFNNIRQDKSCVLFGIRKICNNELIGSCQLHSINHIYKKAELQIRFGLDNVSKGYGKEALFLLINYGFNDLNLNKIYLHVFDTNHRAISLYKSLGFTQEGILRDDAYICGKYVDVLVMSILRREWIK; translated from the coding sequence ATGCATGAGATAAACAAATTGTATTGCTGGATAAATGATAAAGAACTAGTAAATTTGAGTTCGTCATTTACACCCATTCATTTTAGTAATCATTTAGAATGGTTTAATAACATAAGACAAGATAAATCTTGCGTTTTATTTGGTATAAGAAAAATATGCAACAATGAACTTATCGGTAGTTGCCAACTGCACTCTATTAATCATATTTACAAAAAAGCAGAGTTGCAAATTAGATTTGGACTAGATAATGTATCAAAAGGGTATGGTAAAGAAGCATTGTTTTTATTAATAAATTATGGTTTTAACGATTTAAATTTAAATAAAATTTATTTGCATGTATTTGATACAAATCATAGAGCAATATCACTATATAAAAGTCTTGGTTTTACACAAGAAGGTATATTAAGAGATGATGCGTATATATGTGGTAAATACGTAGATGTATTGGTGATGAGTATTTTACGTAGAGAATGGATTAAATAA
- a CDS encoding WbqC family protein: MICAIHQPNFFPWLGFFDKIKRCDKFVILDSVQFAKTGGGTYGNRVTINIQGQSKWITAPINRPNGLWNINETTFQDTNWRDKIIKTLIANYSKAPFFKKNKDFIFDLVNFKNQNLSEYNLNSIIQICQFLGIDANKIALSSKYGFSTSSNKLLIDLTKAAGCDTYMAGSGASEYQNIDLFYENRLKFVYQDFVHPIYKQNNAEDFIKGLSVIDYIFNARETYEI, translated from the coding sequence ATGATATGCGCGATACATCAACCAAATTTTTTTCCATGGCTTGGTTTTTTTGATAAAATAAAAAGGTGCGATAAATTTGTTATTTTAGATAGTGTCCAATTTGCAAAAACTGGTGGCGGCACATATGGAAATAGAGTAACCATTAATATTCAAGGTCAAAGTAAATGGATAACTGCACCCATAAATAGACCAAATGGTTTATGGAATATAAATGAAACCACTTTTCAAGATACTAATTGGCGAGATAAGATAATAAAAACTTTGATAGCAAATTACTCTAAAGCACCATTTTTTAAAAAAAATAAAGATTTTATTTTTGATCTTGTAAATTTTAAAAATCAAAATTTGAGCGAATATAATCTAAATTCAATTATTCAAATTTGTCAATTTTTAGGCATAGATGCAAATAAGATAGCACTATCATCAAAATATGGATTTTCAACATCATCTAATAAGTTGCTTATTGATTTAACAAAAGCGGCTGGATGCGATACTTATATGGCTGGTAGCGGAGCTAGTGAGTACCAAAATATAGATTTATTTTATGAAAATCGATTAAAATTTGTTTATCAAGATTTTGTCCATCCTATATATAAACAGAACAATGCAGAAGATTTTATAAAAGGACTAAGCGTGATTGATTATATTTTTAATGCAAGAGAAACATATGAAATATAA
- a CDS encoding glycosyltransferase, whose translation MKYKLKNIIKRVVYYCQLLLLKISFYLFRFFGITNKDKINWVIGVDEIASSIYFLGSILANSTTVCLSKNKFYNLKYDYFISNRLWRIFYSPILLGYLSAKNTHFWYIWHTGFLLDRNLEFKFLKAKHKKIVCMFNGDDIRSIKLTMQYAKDNAIDTYANYYESIYISYEYEKEKKLLAQSADKYSDLIFNFNIDQISYIKSKQYPWRYMYPKEKFIKNNDKFNNISKVKILHAPSNPILKGTQLVRAAIKKIQLEGYDIEYVELQNVPNYVVEEHLKNSHIVLNQFYSFVPGLFGIECMAKQCAVLMSADPNIETGLIFDIKSDIKYAWLITKYWEIYDKLKYLLDNPDKIKYYANNGYEFAYSHYTYEAAGEYTNKILKENGIID comes from the coding sequence ATGAAATATAAATTAAAAAATATTATTAAGAGAGTAGTATATTATTGCCAACTTTTATTATTGAAAATTTCTTTTTATTTATTTAGGTTTTTTGGTATTACAAATAAAGATAAAATTAATTGGGTAATTGGCGTAGATGAGATTGCCTCTAGTATCTATTTTTTAGGCAGCATATTAGCAAACTCGACAACGGTTTGCTTATCTAAAAATAAATTTTACAATCTTAAATATGATTATTTTATTAGTAATAGGCTGTGGCGAATTTTTTATAGCCCAATTTTGCTGGGGTATTTATCTGCTAAAAATACTCATTTTTGGTATATATGGCATACCGGTTTTTTACTTGATAGAAATTTGGAATTTAAATTTTTAAAAGCTAAACATAAAAAGATAGTCTGCATGTTTAACGGCGATGATATTAGATCTATTAAATTAACAATGCAATACGCAAAAGATAATGCCATAGACACATATGCTAATTATTATGAATCAATTTATATAAGTTACGAGTATGAAAAAGAGAAAAAATTATTGGCTCAAAGTGCTGATAAATACTCTGATTTGATTTTTAATTTTAATATAGATCAAATTTCATATATAAAAAGCAAACAATATCCGTGGAGATATATGTATCCTAAGGAAAAATTTATTAAAAATAATGATAAATTCAACAATATATCCAAAGTAAAAATTTTACATGCTCCAAGCAATCCTATTTTAAAAGGAACACAGCTTGTAAGAGCTGCTATTAAAAAAATACAACTAGAAGGATATGATATAGAATATGTCGAATTACAAAATGTGCCTAATTATGTAGTAGAAGAACATTTAAAAAATTCACACATAGTTTTAAATCAATTTTATAGTTTTGTGCCTGGTTTATTTGGCATTGAGTGTATGGCTAAACAATGTGCTGTTTTAATGTCTGCAGATCCAAATATTGAAACTGGACTTATTTTTGATATAAAATCTGATATAAAATATGCTTGGCTTATTACTAAGTATTGGGAGATATATGACAAACTAAAATATCTATTAGATAACCCAGATAAAATTAAATACTATGCAAATAACGGTTATGAATTTGCATATAGTCATTATACATATGAAGCAGCTGGTGAATATACAAATAAAATACTAAAAGAAAATGGTATTATTGATTGA
- a CDS encoding lipopolysaccharide biosynthesis protein: protein MIKEFFKNSLIYIVGTIVTRGIGILLVPIYTRYLSPSDYGIIDLFTIVASIINITIALEISQAIARYYQDAKGDLQKALYTSTAFWFTFVVYGAYCIVSLIFSDIFTTLLLDDSKYKDIFILATFSIATNGIFYFTQNQLKWQIQPKDSIYASLLNIVIVVVVAVLLLTNSQLKIESIFIAQILGNVIASLLAIYYAINSYKFLFDYKKLKEMISFSTPLVLSGVAIFIAMYIDRIAIKDLLGFNDLGIYGVAYRFSSVAGLVMIGFQNSITPLIFKNYNNNNTPREISTIFDIFSIFALLTICGSIIFSKEILILFTTPNFYNASQLIGLLVMISFFSNMYIFAPGITIAKKTKYVIYITITIALLNIFLNYTLIPIFGLVGSAYATLIGSIVGFFMYCFISYRFYPIPYSTKRLLISFAIVLTSSYFIENILNKIDIYSIIAKLFYFICLSLILVFLLYSKTNLKYNIFAKRS from the coding sequence TTGATAAAAGAGTTTTTTAAAAATAGCTTAATATATATAGTTGGCACAATTGTTACTAGAGGAATAGGAATATTACTAGTGCCAATATATACTAGATATTTATCTCCATCAGATTATGGGATAATTGATTTATTTACTATTGTAGCAAGTATTATAAATATTACCATAGCATTAGAGATTTCACAGGCGATAGCTCGGTATTACCAAGATGCAAAAGGAGATTTGCAAAAGGCTTTATATACTTCTACGGCATTTTGGTTTACATTTGTAGTATATGGCGCTTATTGTATAGTGTCATTAATTTTTAGTGATATTTTTACTACCTTATTGTTAGATGATTCTAAATATAAAGATATTTTTATTTTGGCAACTTTTTCAATAGCAACTAATGGTATATTTTATTTTACTCAAAATCAGCTTAAGTGGCAGATCCAACCAAAAGATAGTATATATGCAAGCCTCCTAAATATAGTAATTGTTGTGGTTGTAGCAGTCTTATTATTAACTAACTCTCAATTAAAAATAGAGAGTATATTTATTGCTCAAATACTAGGCAATGTAATAGCCTCTTTGTTGGCAATTTATTATGCTATAAATAGTTATAAATTTTTATTTGATTATAAAAAATTGAAAGAAATGATATCTTTTTCAACTCCATTAGTTCTTTCTGGTGTAGCTATATTTATCGCAATGTATATAGATAGGATTGCTATTAAAGACTTGCTAGGATTTAATGATCTTGGAATTTATGGCGTGGCCTATCGTTTTTCATCTGTAGCCGGACTTGTTATGATTGGATTTCAGAATTCCATTACTCCTCTGATTTTTAAAAATTATAATAATAACAATACCCCTAGAGAAATATCAACTATATTTGATATTTTTTCCATATTCGCACTTCTTACTATTTGTGGAAGTATAATTTTTTCAAAAGAAATTTTAATTTTATTTACAACACCTAATTTTTATAATGCAAGTCAATTAATTGGATTGTTGGTAATGATTAGTTTTTTTTCAAATATGTATATATTTGCCCCAGGCATTACTATTGCCAAAAAAACAAAATATGTGATTTATATAACAATAACTATAGCTTTGTTAAATATATTTCTAAATTATACTTTAATTCCTATTTTTGGGTTGGTGGGTTCTGCTTATGCTACTTTAATAGGATCGATTGTTGGCTTTTTTATGTATTGTTTTATTTCATATAGATTTTATCCTATTCCATATTCAACAAAGAGATTGTTAATTTCTTTCGCGATTGTTTTAACTAGCTCCTATTTTATAGAAAATATATTAAACAAAATAGATATTTATAGTATAATTGCTAAACTTTTTTATTTTATATGTTTATCATTAATTTTAGTTTTTTTATTGTATAGTAAAACAAACTTAAAATATAACATATTTGCAAAGAGGTCATAA
- a CDS encoding D-glucuronyl C5-epimerase family protein yields MIKYRYADSYKTCFARERVDTQKLNFCQKNEILELKDRYFIDINNNKYLYYYIPISKNVYDYKKSDMLGIDDNNIVYVNYKEPIGIQYNPLTIAQYALTNFNKYIDTNDTIYKDNFFNQVDYLVNNYDNIDNSNIGWPYMFEWKYYDLDAGWYSGLAQGQITSVLVRAYLITNNKEYLPIISKAINFMLKEINENEKGLLRYTPEGYVWIEEYPSKKPSLVLNGFVSSIVGLYDYSILFPNDEVRKKIYNQLIVSLKHSINFYDTGDWLLYDRYRINRINNNYMEFQTNQMLQMYINTNDDFFSDLYKKYANYSINNYEYSIYKAIESIYIKLFYWFKN; encoded by the coding sequence TTGATTAAATATAGATATGCCGATAGTTATAAAACCTGTTTTGCTAGAGAAAGAGTGGATACGCAGAAGCTAAATTTTTGTCAAAAAAATGAAATTTTAGAACTTAAGGATAGATATTTTATTGATATAAATAATAACAAATATTTATATTACTATATACCTATATCTAAAAATGTATATGATTATAAAAAAAGCGATATGCTTGGCATTGATGATAATAATATAGTTTATGTTAATTATAAAGAGCCTATTGGAATTCAATACAACCCACTAACAATAGCTCAATACGCATTAACAAATTTTAACAAATATATTGATACAAATGATACAATATATAAAGATAATTTTTTTAATCAAGTTGATTATTTGGTTAATAATTATGATAATATTGATAATTCTAATATAGGATGGCCATATATGTTTGAATGGAAGTATTATGACTTAGATGCAGGTTGGTATTCTGGATTGGCACAAGGTCAAATAACTTCAGTGCTGGTAAGGGCTTATCTTATAACAAATAATAAAGAATATTTACCGATTATTTCAAAAGCTATTAATTTTATGCTTAAAGAAATAAATGAAAATGAAAAAGGTTTATTAAGATATACGCCTGAGGGTTATGTCTGGATTGAAGAATATCCAAGTAAGAAGCCATCACTTGTATTAAATGGGTTTGTTAGTAGTATAGTAGGACTTTATGATTATTCGATATTATTTCCAAACGACGAAGTACGTAAAAAAATATATAATCAACTTATTGTTTCTTTAAAACATAGCATAAATTTTTATGACACTGGGGATTGGTTGCTTTATGATAGGTATCGTATAAATCGTATTAACAATAATTATATGGAATTTCAAACAAATCAAATGTTGCAAATGTATATAAATACAAATGATGATTTTTTCTCTGATTTATATAAAAAATATGCAAATTATTCTATTAACAACTACGAATATAGCATTTATAAAGCAATTGAAAGTATATACATTAAATTATTTTATTGGTTTAAGAATTAA
- the asnB gene encoding asparagine synthase (glutamine-hydrolyzing): MCGITGIISKKQIDKNIIKPMTDVIVHRGPDGEGFYFGDNFAFGHRRLAIVDLSQAGHQPMEYLDRYVITYNGEIYNFIDLKDILIKAGYSFKNHTDTEVVMASYDYWGVDCLNRFNGMWAFVIYDKVKDEYFISRDRFGVKPLYYYIDDEKFIFASEIKSILQYPDINIKPNNKFLQDYLNDGCKEFIKTTAFTNVFRFDVASYFKGSIDELLSNFKQNRFWKLKPNFAYEKFDKSKASKYAEEYYNLLKDAVRIRLNADVKVGSALSGGLDSSSIVYLINQILKEENKQELQETFSSVYHSEGTQDCDESKFIKSVADHLGVNSNTIEPKVSDIPNEHQKMIYHLENPPENTLMSSWHTFKLIASTEVKVTLDGQGADEQLAGYTPYVMTYLSSLGMLELLKESLFCCKRIKNKKSIIRGFLIGLFKNLFGQKIIKFLINKYMHKNICFNLNSSIYKDFESSLVTLLHYADHTSMAHSIESRMPFMDYRLVEFLASIPSCYKMHMGWTKYIARLAFDKRLPDDVVWRVDKMGWPIPEKHWFEVELKDWMKSIIMASKYIDKIYNSKIKLTLSKQLRMLNISVFEKCFFK, translated from the coding sequence ATGTGTGGAATAACAGGAATAATAAGTAAAAAACAGATTGATAAAAATATTATAAAACCTATGACTGATGTGATTGTTCATAGAGGACCAGATGGAGAGGGGTTTTATTTTGGAGATAATTTTGCTTTCGGCCATAGAAGACTTGCTATAGTTGATTTAAGCCAAGCTGGCCATCAACCAATGGAGTATTTGGATAGGTATGTCATCACGTATAATGGAGAAATTTACAACTTCATAGATCTGAAGGATATATTGATAAAAGCTGGATATAGTTTTAAAAATCATACCGATACAGAAGTGGTTATGGCTAGTTATGATTATTGGGGTGTTGATTGTTTAAATAGATTTAATGGTATGTGGGCATTCGTGATATATGATAAAGTAAAAGATGAATATTTTATTTCACGAGATAGATTTGGTGTCAAGCCGCTTTATTATTATATAGATGATGAAAAATTCATTTTTGCTTCAGAAATCAAGTCTATACTACAATATCCAGACATTAATATAAAACCAAATAATAAATTTTTACAAGATTATCTCAATGATGGTTGCAAAGAATTTATTAAAACAACTGCTTTTACAAACGTTTTTAGATTTGATGTTGCATCGTATTTCAAAGGCTCGATAGATGAATTGTTATCTAATTTTAAACAAAATAGGTTTTGGAAACTAAAACCAAATTTCGCTTATGAAAAATTCGACAAATCAAAAGCATCAAAATATGCTGAGGAATACTATAATCTTTTAAAAGATGCTGTAAGGATTCGGCTAAATGCTGACGTAAAAGTAGGATCAGCACTTTCTGGAGGGCTAGATAGTAGCTCAATAGTATATCTTATAAATCAAATTCTGAAAGAAGAAAACAAGCAAGAATTGCAAGAGACGTTTTCAAGCGTTTATCATAGCGAAGGAACACAAGATTGCGACGAAAGTAAGTTTATAAAATCTGTTGCAGATCATCTTGGTGTGAATTCAAATACAATTGAGCCAAAAGTATCTGATATACCAAATGAACATCAAAAAATGATATACCATCTGGAAAATCCACCAGAAAATACACTAATGTCTAGTTGGCACACTTTTAAACTGATTGCTTCAACCGAAGTAAAAGTAACACTTGATGGTCAAGGAGCAGATGAGCAATTAGCTGGTTATACTCCATATGTGATGACATATTTGTCTTCTTTGGGTATGCTTGAGTTACTTAAGGAAAGTTTGTTTTGTTGTAAGAGAATAAAAAATAAAAAAAGTATTATTAGAGGATTTTTGATAGGTTTATTCAAAAATTTATTTGGACAAAAAATAATAAAATTTTTAATAAATAAATATATGCATAAAAATATCTGTTTTAATCTAAACTCAAGTATATATAAGGATTTTGAAAGTAGTTTAGTAACTTTGCTGCATTATGCAGATCATACTTCTATGGCACACAGTATAGAATCTCGCATGCCATTTATGGATTATAGACTTGTAGAATTTTTAGCATCGATACCGTCGTGTTATAAAATGCATATGGGCTGGACTAAATATATAGCTAGGCTTGCTTTTGACAAGAGATTGCCAGATGATGTTGTTTGGAGAGTAGATAAAATGGGGTGGCCGATACCTGAAAAGCATTGGTTTGAGGTTGAACTTAAAGATTGGATGAAGAGTATTATTATGGCAAGCAAATATATTGATAAAATATACAATAGCAAAATAAAGTTAACTTTATCGAAACAACTTCGGATGCTAAATATATCTGTTTTTGAAAAGTGTTTTTTTAAATAG
- a CDS encoding glycosyltransferase, translated as MKNVILIVLNNFKNDSRVLKESISLKKNGYNVRVVALHEELLFEFDNINGIDVHRVKLKSKKWSKNKFIQVFKYIEFTYKVIKLYRKNNIFHCNDLNALPIGVLIKLFFNKKAKVVYDAHEFEINQLPFQSKLSIKINYFLEKALIKYTDICFTVSESISNEYNKLYGIKPTVLFNAPSFKEPIKTDKFRDTLPIKKDSIIMLYQGGFMKGRGLEMWLEAFKRRKDDKVVMVFMGYGELEEDIKKAVKSTSNIFYHPAVSPDVLLDYTAAANVAAVPYIYNSCLNYYYCMPNKLFEYTMVGLPVIVSNLKDMGYVVKKYKLGVVVNNDTIDAINLAIDELLGMDMANLRCNALKFAKEYCWENQEIKMINEYKKLDHKCAE; from the coding sequence ATGAAAAATGTGATATTGATAGTTTTAAATAATTTTAAAAATGATAGTCGAGTATTAAAAGAAAGCATATCGCTAAAAAAAAATGGATATAATGTTAGAGTTGTGGCATTGCACGAAGAATTGCTTTTTGAATTTGATAACATAAATGGTATTGATGTGCATCGTGTTAAATTAAAAAGTAAAAAATGGTCAAAAAATAAATTTATTCAGGTATTTAAGTATATAGAATTTACGTACAAGGTTATTAAACTATATCGTAAAAATAATATTTTTCACTGTAATGATTTGAATGCTTTGCCAATAGGTGTTCTTATTAAATTATTTTTTAATAAAAAGGCTAAAGTTGTATATGATGCCCATGAATTTGAGATAAATCAACTTCCATTCCAGAGTAAATTGTCAATAAAAATCAATTATTTTTTAGAAAAAGCATTGATCAAATATACGGATATTTGTTTTACGGTAAGTGAGTCTATATCCAATGAATACAATAAGCTATATGGTATCAAACCAACTGTTTTATTTAATGCACCAAGCTTCAAAGAACCTATCAAAACAGATAAATTCAGAGACACATTGCCTATTAAAAAAGATTCTATCATTATGCTTTATCAAGGTGGATTTATGAAAGGACGTGGTCTTGAGATGTGGCTAGAAGCATTTAAAAGACGTAAAGATGATAAAGTTGTAATGGTGTTTATGGGGTATGGAGAACTAGAAGAAGATATAAAAAAAGCAGTCAAGAGTACGAGTAATATTTTTTATCACCCAGCTGTTTCTCCGGACGTTTTGTTAGACTATACTGCCGCTGCAAACGTCGCCGCCGTGCCGTATATATATAATAGTTGTCTTAATTACTATTATTGTATGCCAAATAAATTATTTGAGTATACTATGGTTGGACTACCTGTCATTGTATCAAATTTAAAAGATATGGGTTATGTGGTCAAAAAATACAAGCTAGGAGTAGTAGTAAATAATGATACTATAGATGCTATAAATTTGGCCATAGATGAGCTTCTTGGTATGGATATGGCAAATTTAAGGTGCAACGCCCTTAAATTTGCTAAAGAATATTGCTGGGAAAATCAAGAGATAAAAATGATAAACGAATATAAAAAATTGGATCATAAATGTGCGGAATAA
- the asnB gene encoding asparagine synthase (glutamine-hydrolyzing) — protein sequence MCGISGIINKNNNQINIDEIKKINDIIAHRGPDDEGFYLGKNFAFGHRRLSILDLSAEGHQPMSYFEKYTITYNGEIYNYLEIKDELLQDGYVFKSHTDTEVILASYDKWGEKCVEKFNGMWAFAIYDKEKNIIFCSRDRFGVKPFYYIQVNDRFVFGSEIKQLLPYTEAMANKEILIDYIVAGFLEHTNKTFFDEIYKLQGSHNLIYDLNSHKFEIKRYYEIEIDDVIANQSLENSINLYEKELNRSIDIRLRSDVLVGTCLSGGLDSSSIASLAAKKYNKNGRIKFNAIHAKSIEKSTDESEFAKIVANSANLNLNIVEPQINDFENYIKEVIYTQEEPFGGPSIFMQYFVMQQAKKIGCKVMLDGQGGDETLLGYEKYYPAIYIDIFKKDGVISALKAVMDSNKNNTKLSIKNLLIYIFGALIHTLRKFEYKRRTFFLKKYHNKFVFLHAISKSYLNIFSLQKQEIEYFNLPALLRYEDKNSMRHSVETRLPFLDYKTLNVALSVNSKFKIKNGWSKFILRQIISKILPKEVVWRKNKFGFNAPDNIWLKSIENKMKESISKSEILLNLCNTDKLLSNFDNLNQNLKWRLYNVSVWEKIYNVKIS from the coding sequence ATGTGCGGAATAAGTGGAATAATCAATAAAAATAATAATCAGATAAATATCGATGAGATTAAAAAAATAAATGATATTATAGCCCATAGGGGTCCTGATGATGAAGGGTTTTATCTTGGCAAAAATTTTGCATTTGGACATAGAAGATTATCTATTTTAGATCTTAGTGCTGAGGGGCATCAGCCTATGAGCTATTTTGAAAAATACACCATAACCTATAATGGGGAAATTTATAACTATTTAGAGATAAAAGATGAGTTATTACAAGATGGATATGTTTTTAAATCTCATACAGACACAGAAGTTATACTTGCTAGTTATGATAAATGGGGTGAAAAATGTGTAGAAAAATTTAATGGAATGTGGGCGTTTGCTATTTATGATAAAGAAAAAAATATAATATTTTGTAGTAGAGATAGATTTGGGGTTAAGCCGTTTTATTATATACAAGTTAATGATAGGTTTGTATTTGGCTCAGAAATTAAACAGCTTTTACCATATACAGAAGCTATGGCTAATAAAGAAATTTTGATTGATTATATTGTTGCTGGTTTTTTGGAGCATACAAATAAAACTTTTTTTGATGAAATTTATAAACTTCAAGGTTCTCATAATTTAATATATGATTTAAATTCTCATAAATTTGAGATAAAAAGATATTATGAAATTGAGATTGATGATGTGATTGCAAATCAGAGCTTAGAAAATTCTATAAATTTATATGAAAAAGAATTAAATAGAAGCATTGACATTAGGCTAAGAAGTGATGTTTTGGTTGGCACTTGTTTGAGTGGCGGGTTAGATAGTTCTAGTATAGCAAGTTTGGCAGCAAAAAAGTATAACAAAAATGGCAGAATAAAATTTAATGCTATTCATGCTAAAAGTATCGAAAAATCCACAGATGAGAGTGAATTTGCCAAAATTGTTGCAAATAGTGCAAATTTAAATTTAAATATTGTTGAACCACAAATAAATGACTTTGAAAATTATATTAAAGAAGTTATTTATACACAAGAAGAACCATTTGGTGGTCCATCTATTTTTATGCAGTATTTTGTAATGCAACAGGCAAAAAAAATAGGTTGTAAAGTTATGCTCGATGGACAAGGTGGCGATGAGACACTTCTTGGATATGAGAAATATTATCCTGCGATATATATTGATATTTTTAAAAAAGATGGGGTAATATCAGCCTTAAAAGCTGTTATGGACTCTAATAAAAATAATACAAAACTAAGTATAAAAAATTTACTAATATATATATTTGGGGCACTTATACATACTTTAAGAAAATTTGAATACAAAAGGCGGACATTTTTTTTAAAAAAATATCATAATAAATTTGTCTTTTTACATGCAATCTCAAAAAGCTATTTAAATATTTTTAGCCTACAAAAACAGGAGATAGAATATTTTAATCTCCCTGCCCTGCTTAGATATGAAGATAAAAATTCCATGAGACATTCTGTGGAGACAAGATTGCCGTTTTTAGATTATAAAACGCTTAATGTTGCACTTAGCGTTAATTCAAAATTTAAGATAAAAAATGGTTGGAGTAAATTTATTTTGCGCCAAATTATAAGTAAAATATTGCCTAAAGAAGTTGTGTGGAGGAAAAATAAATTTGGATTTAATGCGCCTGATAATATTTGGCTAAAAAGTATAGAAAACAAAATGAAAGAGAGCATAAGTAAGTCCGAAATTTTACTAAATTTATGTAATACAGATAAACTATTATCAAATTTTGATAATTTAAATCAGAATTTAAAATGGCGACTTTATAATGTAAGCGTATGGGAGAAAATATATAATGTTAAAATATCTTAA